Proteins encoded in a region of the Podospora pseudopauciseta strain CBS 411.78 chromosome 6, whole genome shotgun sequence genome:
- the ARC1 gene encoding G4 quadruplex nucleic acid binding protein (COG:J; BUSCO:EOG09263JFQ; EggNog:ENOG503P07W; antiSMASH:Cluster_4), with product MAYLDSQKYTPAEETEIQSWLSKASSVSPDNSSLLDEINNTLATRTTALGTKPSKADIALYESLAPLVKSWDPEQRTGEHGHPNIVRLVDFVQNSPFFGLDVKDKVEVDVEDIRYVKPVVDAKAEKERLKKEKAAAAAAAAAAGGNAEQKTLVDRTKEAAQTVVEKAVEAKNTVVEAVTGDAAVAAGAKPQKQKKEKKEKKGREPAPPPPPQVLSPCLIDLRVGHILKAIKHPEADSLYVSTIAMGDKPGTDDTTEVDGQICRTVCSGLNGLVPLEEMQGRKVVVVCNLKPVKMRGIKSSAMVLAASPKIKEGEVDDHKGPVELVNPPADAKAGERVYFEGWAGEPEKVLNPKKKIWETFQPGFTTTDDLEVAFDAGVVEALEGKTGLGKLVTESGGVCKVKSLTGAQVR from the coding sequence ATGGCCTACCTCGACTCCCAGAAATACACCCCCGCCGAGGAAACTGAGATCCAATCCTGGCTCTCCAAGGCCTCCTCCGTGTCTCCCGAtaactcctccctccttgaCGAGATTAACAATACCCTCGCCACccgcaccaccgccctcggcacCAAGCCCTCCAAAGCCGATATTGCTCTGTATGAGTCCCTCGCGCCCCTCGTCAAGTCCTGGGACCCCGAGCAGCGCACCGGCGAGCACGGCCACCCCAACATTGTTCGCCTCGTCGACTTTGTGCAAAACTCACCCTTTTTCGGTCTCGACGTCAAGGACAAGGTCGAGGTCGATGTTGAGGATATTCGCTATGTCAAGCCCGTCGTTGAcgccaaggccgagaaggagaggttgaagaaggagaaggctgctgctgctgctgctgctgccgccgctggtGGTAACGCTGAGCAAAAGACCCTCGTCGACCGCACGAAGGAGGCTGCCCAAACAGTCGTTGAAAAGGCCGTCGAAGCCAAGAACACCGTTGTCGAGGCTGTCACTGGCGACGCTGCCGTCGCCGCTGGTGCCAAGCcccaaaagcaaaagaaggaaaagaaggagaagaagggccgCGagcccgcccctcccccacctccccaggTCCTCTCGCCGTGCCTGATCGACCTCCGTGTTGGCCACATCCTCAAGGCGATCAAGCACCCCGAAGCTGATTCCCTTTATGTCTCCACCATCGCCATGGGCGACAAGCCCGGCACCGACGACACCACCGAAGTCGACGGTCAAATCTGCCGCACTGTCTGCTCGGGTTTGAACGGGTTGGTTCCTCTCGAGGAGATGCAAGGCcgcaaggtggtggtggtgtgcaACCTTAAGCCGGTCAAGATGAGGGGCATCAAGAGCAGCGCCATGGTGCTGGCTGCCTCgcccaagatcaaggagggagaggtggatgATCACAAAGGCCCCGTCGAGCTGGTCAACCCACCTGCCGATGCCAAGGCTGGCGAGAGGGTCTACTTTGAGGGGTGGGCCGGCGAGCCGGAGAAGGTGCTGAacccaaagaagaagatttGGGAGACGTTCCAGCCTGGGTTTACGACTACGGACGACTTGGAGGTTGCGTTTGATgcgggggttgtggaggcgCTGGAGGGGAAGACGGGGTTGGGCAAGTTGGTGACGGAGAGCGGAGGGGTTTGCAAGGTGAAGAGTTTGACGGGTGCGCAGGTTAGGTAA
- a CDS encoding hypothetical protein (antiSMASH:Cluster_4; EggNog:ENOG503PIH4): protein MQLPTLLLLLAGAVSAIPAGTSLPVLTVPGGGPAITASLPVITPPSKPTACSAKPSCYTHTTTTTPKACATACPEPKDPIMCPAYIKIEQKEVPCHDDCCPKTSTQTVTARCPKCVTGCVIPTITEYVTTGCAPTHTGAFPTAILTKPN from the exons ATGCAACtcccaaccctcctcctcctcctcgccggaGCAGT CTCCGCCATCCCAGCCGGCACCTCCCTCCCAGTCCTCACCGTCCCCGGCGGCGGCCcagccatcaccgcctccctccccgtaATCACCCCCCCCAGCAAACCAACCGCCTGCTCCGCAAAGCCTTCCTGCTACAcccacacaaccaccaccaccccaaagGCCTGCGCCACCGCCTGCCCCGAGCCCAAAGACCCCATCATGTGCCCTGCCTACATCAAGATCGAGCAAAAGGAGGTCCCCTGCCACGACGACTGCTGCCCCAAGACGTCCACCCAAACCGTCACCGCCCGCTGCCCCAAGTGCGTTACCGGATGCGTgatccccaccatcaccgagtACGTCACTACCGGCTGCGCGCCGACTCACACCGGAGCGTTCCCCACGGCAATTTTGACCAAGCCAAACTAA
- the RPO41 gene encoding DNA-directed RNA polymerase (COG:K; COG:L; antiSMASH:Cluster_4; EggNog:ENOG503NU1C) produces the protein MLVRSRVATRHTLPVRTLLTSSSSRHPSRCLLPSSSSRVPAETQRFLNTGPVLRPSTKKTYRALVGFERKLATTVTEQHIENAPLDAIPLYQLRPIDVTNTVQVPDDLPRPPRGRMNQSGIPGDHAELLSMFDACIKVGRLERAAMVARRLEELGGLSVLEMLQIHHAYLRARIARIEMGGEDVETSGKSAGEDVFSLYETRIHGVLPARSETIGYMLKLSLLCCTGSRLRTRVNRFMSLLPENTTMDLGDILSSEDLARIAKISPSLTYTVAEPSPIEPEPAPKINDETAQFFNQTKSSIDSKSTVPPEVLATTQKGLGLTSLKKTISLFAEVPDGRDISSLSPAERREIQSRLEKDTIDAAVDRWRKESQAMSEMGLGLSSPGLNARLFEWHTDLQRRISQEIKLAVESEKRQKKTSDDLVRSQLTPYLLQSTPDRLAAVVILSLLSLVSTYGVDKGVPLTRVVHHLASSVEEDIRVYKATQSIPKEMARTQKAREQKAKTLLKVAKARDYYAAKRGGQEEPAQAANDGKVFSSDLPLPILEPRWPATTKTKFGALLLGAFLDTAKVTVVREHPETKELVSQMQPAFSHSTQLRRGKKVGVIVPNRALVDILKTEPRVEVLARHLPMVVEPEPWTKWEKGGFIEYPTSVVRAKAQEKDQQIYTEAAIERGDMEQMMKGLDVLGQTAWRINRKVFDVMLEAWNNGAEVANIPAVNPNLPMPPEPENLDDPLARRVWLKAVKAVENEKGGLHSQRCFMNFQLEIARAFRDQTFFFPHNLDFRGRAYPVPTYLNHMGADHMRGLLKFAKGKPLGTNGLRWLKIHLANVYGFDKASLAEREEFANENLQNALDSVRNPLNGNGWWLKAEDPWQCLATCFELTDALEHPDPTKFVSHLPIHQDGTCNGLQHYAALGGDAWGAEQVNLIPGERPADVYSAVADIVAKRIDHDADELKLDLAIALKGKIVRKVVKQTVMTNVYGVTRTGARKQILKQLDALYPTIEADTGINPNVLASYCTSKVFDALSSMFKGAHDIQKWLGEIGGRVCQSLNAEQLRRIAMEEQDEVEHQQAQQALYEADSHRPRPKKVASDEVTIMAPKRKSKSLRAVKNESTLEALKEKFLSTIVWTTPLRMPVVQPYRNTANRVIATCLQNLSLMDTNRSDPVNRRKQLQAFPPNFIHSLDASHMMLSALESDERGLTFAAVHDSFWTHASDVDIMSDIIRDSFIRIHEEDVIGRLKREFEARFGDSVYLATVVKNTPAGKAIEDWRKGFRMTARQELLLEVKRLKLLKSEVPSERLEGEEMVTPASILEKLGSPDSMVGAAEAVEAEADTTAAPDDGMEDGMEHGMEGEADATELLGEGEQADESAQVSGKKWEKNLFSARKDKNFPNNTTQQQKVTVWLPLTFPDIPAKGDFDIQMLRQSKYFFS, from the coding sequence ATGCTCGTTCGGTCGCGAGTAGCCACCCGGCATACACTCCCAGTCCGGACCCTGCTGACGTCCAGCTCGTCACGACACCCCTCGAGATGCCTACTCCCCTCCAGCTCAAGCCGTGTCCCCGCCGAGACGCAACGCTTCCTTAATACAGGCCCCGTGTTAAGACCGTCAACCAAGAAAACATACCGTGCTCTTGTTGGCTTCGAAAGAAAGCTCGCCACAACAGTCACCGAACAACATATCGAAAATGCCCCCCTCGACGCAATCCCGCTCTATCAGCTGCGGCCCATTGATGTCACCAACACCGTCCAAGTCCCGGACGATTTGCCGCGCCCCCCCCGAGGTCGAATGAACCAGTCCGGCATTCCTGGTGATCATGCCGAGCTCCTGTCCATGTTTGATGCCTGCATCAAGGTCGGGAGACTGGAGCGGGCCGCCATGGTCGCCAGACGTCTCGAGGAACTGGGCGGTCTCTCGGTGCTCGAAATGCTTCAGATCCACCACGCCTATTTGAGGGCCCGAATTGCGAGGATAGAGATGGGCGGGGAAGATGTGGAAACGTCTGGCAAGTCGGCAGGCGAAGACGTTTTCTCTCTCTACGAAACCCGGATTCATGGAGTGTTGCCGGCCAGGAGCGAGACCATCGGGTACATGCTGAAGCTGTCACTGCTTTGCTGTACCGGCTCCAGATTGCGGACCCGGGTGAATAGGTTTATGAGCCTGCTACCCGAGAACACCACGATGGATCTAGGCGACATCTTGTCCTCTGAGGACCTGGCCAGGATAGCAAAAATCAGTCCTTCCCTCACCTACACTGTGGCCGAGCCTTCCCCCATCGAACCCGAGCCGGCACCCAAGATCAACGATGAAACAGCCCAATTCTTCAACCAGACCAAGTCTTCCATCGACTCCAAGTCGACCGTTCCTCCCGAGGTCCTTGCCACAACACAAAAAGGTCTTGGCCTCACATCACTAAAGAAGACCATTTCACTCTTCGCTGAGGTTCCAGATGGCCGAGACATCAGCTCTCTTTCTCCAGCGGAGCGGAGGGAGATCCAGTCTCGCTTGGAGAAGGATACAATCGATGCCGCCGTCGACCGTTGGCGCAAGGAAAGTCAGGCAATGTCCGAGATGGGACTTGGCTTGTCGAGTCCTGGTCTTAACGCCAGGCTTTTCGAGTGGCATACCGACCTGCAGCGTAGGATTTCCCAAGAGATAAAACTGGCAGTCGAGTCCGAAAAGAGACAGAAAAAGACGAGTGACGACCTTGTTCGGAGCCAACTGACGCCGTACCTCCTCCAATCAACTCCTGATCGTCTTGCGGCCGTAGTCATCCTCTCCTTGCTCAGTCTGGTTTCCACATATGGTGTCGATAAGGGCGTTCCTCTCACCAGGGTCGTGCATCACCTCGCGAGCAGCGTCGAAGAAGACATTCGAGTCTACAAGGCAACGCAGAGCATCCCAAAAGAGATGGCCAGGACGCAAAAGGCTCGTGAGCAAAAGGCGAAGACGCTCTTGAAGGTGGCCAAGGCGCGCGACTACTATGCGGCAAAGAGAGGAGGCCAGGAAGAGCCAGCCCAAGCGGCCAATGATGGCAAGGTCTTTTCCTCTGACTTGCCATTGCCGATTTTGGAGCCAAGGTGGCCTGCgaccaccaaaaccaaattCGGCGCTCTGCTGCTGGGCGCTTTTCTGGACACGGCAAAGGTGACCGTCGTCAGGGAGCACCCGGAGACCAAGGAGCTCGTCTCGCAGATGCAGCCCGCCTTCTCCCATTCAACCCAGCtgaggaggggaaagaaGGTTGGCGTCATTGTGCCCAATCGCGCCCTGGTCGATATCCTGAAGACGGAACCTCGAGTTGAGGTGCTTGCCCGGCATCTGCCCATGGTGGTCGAGCCTGAGCCATGGACCAAGTGGGAGAAGGGCGGGTTCATCGAATATCCGACATCCGTGGTTCGAGCCAAGGCACAGGAAAAGGATCAGCAGATCTACACCGAGGCCGCCATCGAGAGAGGCGACATGGAGCAGATGATGAAGGGGCTCGATGTGTTGGGGCAAACAGCTTGGAGAATCAACCGCAAGGTGTTCGATGTCATGCTTGAAGCCTGGAATAACGGAGCAGAAGTCGCCAACATTCCAGCCGTGAACCCCAACCTGCCGATGCCGCCCGAGCCTGAAAACCTGGACGACCCCTTGGCCCGACGTGTTTGGCTCAAAGCTGTCAAGGCCGTCGAGAACGAAAAGGGCGGTCTGCACTCGCAGCGATGCTTTATGAATTTCCAGTTGGAGATCGCACGAGCCTTCCGTGACcagaccttcttcttccctcaCAATCTGGATTTCCGTGGGCGAGCGTACCCGGTTCCGACCTACCTTAACCATATGGGTGCTGACCACATGCGCGGCCTGCTCAAGTTTGCCAAAGGAAAGCCGCTGGGCACCAACGGGCTGCGGTGGCTCAAGATCCATCTCGCCAACGTCTACGGTTTCGACAAGGCGAGTTTGGCCGAGCGTGAGGAGTTTGCCAATGAAAACCTTCAGAACGCGCTCGACTCGGTTCGGAACCCGCTGAACGGCAACGGCTGGTGGCTCAAGGCCGAGGACCCATGGCAATGCCTTGCGACCTGCTTTGAGCTGACAGACGCCCTGGAGCACCCGGACCCTACTAAGTTCGTGTCCCACCTCCCAATTCACCAAGACGGCACCTGCAATGGACTTCAGCATTATGCCGCTCTCGGTGGTGACGCGTGGGGTGCCGAGCAGGTCAATCTCATTCCCGGCGAGCGGCCAGCCGATGTCTACTCGGCCGTCGCTGATATCGTGGCAAAACGCATAGACCATGACGCCGACGAGCTCAAGCTTGACCTTGCGATAGCCCTCAAAGGCAAGATCGTCAGAAAGGTGGTTAAGCAGACCGTCATGACGAACGTCTACGGCGTCACTCGAACAGGTGCCAGAAAGCAGATCCTGAAACAGCTGGATGCCCTCTATCCCACCATTGAGGCTGACACCGGTATCAATCCCAACGTGCTCGCCTCCTACTGCACTAGCAAGGTGTTTGACGCACTGTCTAGCATGTTCAAGGGCGCCCACGACATCCAGAAGTGGCTAGGTGAAATAGGCGGCCGTGTATGCCAGTCACTGAACGCCGAGCAGCTGAGAAGGATTGCCatggaggagcaggatgaGGTCGAGCATCAGCAGGCCCAGCAGGCCTTGTATGAAGCCGATTCGCACAGACCGCGGCCCAAAAAAGTAGCATCTGACGAGGTTACTATCATGGCACCCAAGCGGAAGTCGAAGTCGCTCAGAGCGGTCAAGAACGAATCCACGCTTGAAGCTCTCAAGGAAAAGTTTCTCTCCACCATCGTATGGACAACGCCCCTGCGGATGCCTGTGGTGCAGCCATACCGTAACACGGCCAATCGTGTGATCGCGACCTGTCTTCAAAATCTCAGCCTTATGGACACGAATCGATCCGACCCTGTGAACCGACGTAAGCAGCTGCAGGCCTTCCCGCCCAATTTCATTCATTCTCTCGACGCCAGCCACATGATGCTGTCGGCGTTGGAGTCTGATGAGCGCGGCCTGACGTTTGCGGCCGTCCACGATTCGTTTTGGACGCACGCGTCTGATGTAGACATCATGAGTGACATCATCAGGGACTCATTCATTAGAATCCACGAAGAGGATGTCATTGGCCGCCTGAAGCGCGAGTTTGAAGCCCGCTTTGGTGATTCCGTATACCTCGCCACCGTCGTCAAGAACACACCGGCCGGGAAAGCGATCGAAGATTGGCGGAAGGGCTTTCGCATGACAGCCCGTCAAGAGTTGTTGCTCGAAGTGAAGCGGCTCAAGCTTCTCAAGTCGGAGGTTCCTTCGGAGAGACTCGAAGGCGAGGAAATGGTTACGCCTGCTAGCATCCTTGAGAAGTTGGGTTCACCTGACTCGATGGTCGGCGCCGCCGAGGCGGTGGAAGCGGAGGCGGACACAACGGCGGCACCGGATGATGGCATGGAGGACGGCATGGAGCACGGCATGGAGGGCGAGGCTGACGCAACAGAGCtcttgggagagggggaacaAGCCGACGAGTCCGCCCAAGTGTCTGGGAAGAAGTGGGAGAAGAACCTTTTCTCGGCAAGAAAGGACAAAAATTTTCCTAATAATAcaacacagcaacaaaaagtcACTGTCTGGCTTCCACTGACCTTCCCCGACATCCCGGCCAAGGGCGACTTTGACATTCAAATGCTGAGGCAGAGCAAGTACTTTTTCTCATGA
- the ATP25 gene encoding ATPase synthesis protein 25 mitochondrial (COG:S; EggNog:ENOG503NVNC), whose translation MVNRKREKSSAAIRDDRLKLITPTAKILPTSPNAGAVSGDELCRDQSDVRQDFPEGETELVFNGHGLLLKTSPTISTSTSRLIQLQNKTIMAGPSVTGAIRCSSCTRSVFRSLIGSIAESRTPQAALRSQRLVTPAVGSRYHSSFRASPPLRGGPALEETLQREELDGSISSSNLDSNNATTTTTTTTTSSEPSDVPWYLQVEPPRHPTLMHEPPPLPDIPEDSPKVMEPLLKYISEELGMDDLSLVDLRDRDPPAAIGQDVIMIVGTARSERHLHVSADRLVRWLRGRGIGADADGLLGRNELKIKLRRIARKAKMLGTARSARAGDDGITTGWICVNLGNVGGSRREVQMVDEEGRSMGFGVPRTGASVIVQMLTESRRQELDLENLWEEMGREAVETYERPPPLRRDFSGYKAYAGRRTRSEGYRPRRIREFSTAAVPQGTIAALAVKAFRNGRG comes from the coding sequence ATGGTcaacagaaaaagagaaaaatcGAGTGCAGCGATACGTGATGATCGCCTCAAACTGATAACGCCCACAGCCAAAATTTTGCCCACCAGTCCCAACGCTGGTGCAGTCAGTGGGGATGAGCTCTGCCGTGACCAATCAGATGTGAGACAAGATTTTCCAGAAGGCGAAACGGAGCTCGTCTTCAACGGGCACGGACTCCTCTTGAAAACATCCCCCACgatatcaacatcaacatcacggCTCATTCAATtgcaaaacaaaacaatcaTGGCCGGACCCTCTGTCACCGGAGCCATCCGCTGCTCATCTTGCACTCGGTCTGTCTTTCGAAGCTTAATAGGAAGCATCGCGGAATCCCGGACACCTCAAGCAGCACTTCGTTCCCAACGTTTGGTAACCCCGGCTGTTGGCTCAAGATATCATTCATCTTTTCGAGCATCCCCGCCACTGAGGGGAGGACCCGCCTTGGAAGAAACCCTTCAAAGAGAAGAACTCGACGGATCCATCTCTTCATCGAACCTCGACAGCAACAATGCAACTAcaaccacgaccaccacTACTACCAGCAGCGAGCCATCCGATGTCCCTTGGTACCTCCAGGTTGAGCCGCCAAGACATCCCACGCTGATGCACGAGCCGCCACCATTGCCAGACATCCCCGAGGACTCGCCCAAAGTGATGGAACCTCTCCTCAAGTACATCTCGGAGGAATTGGGCATGGATGATTTGTCCCTGGTCGACCTGCGTGATAGGGACCCTCCAGCGGCGATAGGCCAAGACGTCATCATGATTGTCGGCACAGCCCGCAGTGAGCGCCATCTTCACGTCTCTGCTGATCGGTTGGTGCGATGGCTGAGAGGTCGTGGGATTGGTGCCGACGCGGATGGTCTCTTGGGCAGGAATGAGCTCAAGATCAAGTTGCGCCGTATCGCGCGCAAGGCCAAGATGCTGGGGACCGCGAGGAGTGCTCGtgccggtgatgatggaatCACCACCGGTTGGATCTGCGTCAACCTGGGAAACGTTGGTGGGTCGAGAAGGGAGGTTCAGATGGTagacgaggaggggaggtcCATGGGTTTTGGCGTGCCCCGGACAGGGGCCTCGGTTATTGTTCAGATGTTGACTGAGAGCAGGCGCCAAGAGTTGGATTTGGAAAATCTTTGGGAAGAGATGGGTAGGGAGGCTGTTGAGACCTACGAACGCCCACCGCCCCTCCGACGGGACTTCAGTGGATACAAGGCGTATGCCGGTCGTCGTACCAGGTCAGAGGGATATCGTCCTCGACGCATTCGCGAATTCTCTACCGCGGCGGTACCTCAAGGGACAATAGCGGCTCTTGCGGTGAAGGCGTTCAGGAATGGGCGTGGTTGA
- the PPX1 gene encoding Exopolyphosphatase (EggNog:ENOG503P0WK; COG:C), which yields MAQRVSLKSFLATARKALTAPPSQRPNPLTFVVGNESADLDSICSAVLYAYFRTHAPSSQSVLHIPLSNLPRADLALRAELNAIFPPSFNSVTPDDLITLSDLPSPSDLPPSATKWYLVDHNVLTGDLTKRGYDKSVVGCVDHHDDEGTIPSHAQPRVFAKCGSCMSLVLSQCQPIWDQLQSHQEIDEELARVAMAPILIDTVKLTSKDKTTDWDVNAAAYAEEKLVAALSVARSNRQRYDREKYFDHLSELKDSILHLSYRDILRKDYKKWTDGSLNLGVSTIVQGFETCLAEVGDKQTFLAALKDWAKEQQLDIAAVMTVSKPGGVFTRELLVWGLGGQDAVKVARRFAEKNGGSLGLEKWNNGELDGEEGGEWRACWRQMDVGSSRKQVAPMLREVMKESARL from the exons ATGGCACAGAGGGTGTCCCTCAAGTCATTTCTGGCTACAGCCCGCAAGGCACTCACGGCACCTCCATCTCAAAGACCGAATCCTCTCACTTTTGTGGTAGGAAATGAGTCTGCTG ACCTGGATTCAATCTGCTCAGCCGTCCTCTATGCCTACTTCCGCACCCATGCCCCTTCATCCCAGTCAGTTCTCCACATCCcgctctccaacctcccccgtGCCGACCTTGCCCTCCGTGCTGAGCTCAACGCaatcttccccccctccttcaatTCAGTCACCCCAGACGACCTGATCACCCTCTCCGACCTCCCTTCACCTTCTGATCTGccaccatcagcaacaaAATGGTACCTGGTCGATCACAACGTCCTCACCGGCGACCTCACTAAGCGCGGTTATGACAAATCCGTCGTAGGCTGCGTCGACCACCACGATGACGAGggcaccatcccctcccacgCCCAACCAAGAGTATTCGCCAAATGCGGCAGCTGCATGAGTCTCGTTCTCTCACAGTGCCAACCAATCTGGGATCAGCTCCAAAGCCACCAAGAAATCGACGAGGAACTGGCCAGGGTGGCCATGGCTCCCATCTTGATCGACACTGTCAAACTCACTTCAAAAGATAAGACCACAGACTGGGATGTCAATGCCGCAGCGTAtgcggaggagaagcttgTTGCCGCTCTCAGTGTTGCCAGGTCAAACAGGCAAAGATACGACAGAGAGAAGTATTTTGATCATCTTTCGGAGCTGAAGGATAGTATCCTTCACCTGTCCTACCGCGACATTCTCAGAAAGGATTACAAAAAGTGGACCGATGGGTCGTTGAACTTGGGGGTATCAACCATTGTTCAGGGCTTTGAGACTTGCTTGGCTGAGGTGGGGGATAAGCAGACGTTCTTGGCTGCTCTTAAGGACTGGGCCaaggagcagcagctggATATTGCGGCGGTTATGACAGTCTCCAAGCCGGGCGGTGTCTTTACGAGGGAGCTGcttgtttgggggttgggtggtcAGGACGCTGTGAAGGTCGCGAGAAGATTTGCCGAGAAGAATGGGGGGTCACTGGGGCTGGAGAAGTGGAACAATGGAGAactggatggggaggagggtggtgagtggAGGGCGTGTTGGAGGCAGATGGATGTTGGGAGTAGCAGAAAGCAGGTGGCTCCCATGTTGAGAGAGGTCATGAAGGAGTCTGCGAGGTTGTaa
- a CDS encoding hypothetical protein (MEROPS:MER0043475; COG:F; EggNog:ENOG503NXK9) codes for MAPIRLAILEADTPVPQANEKYKGYLGIFTHLFRRAVDPEPLESILTITGHDIVAFPSTAYPDLDSIDAVLITGSKYNSFDNDDWILSLVEFTRKALIHPRVKVIGVCFGHQIVARAMGCLVQRSDKGWEVSVTETTLTDKGKQIFGNHQSLKIQQMHRDQVYGIPAGAQLLASTEKCPNHGFLVPNRVITIQGHPEFTSEIMNEILVLRHGTGLFTDEVYESGVQRNGDHHDGVDVTKVFIQFLQGEFDEEEDPAQK; via the exons ATGGCACCCATCcgcctcgccatcctcgaaGCCGACACTCCGGTCCCCCAAGCCAACGAAAAGTACAAGGGCTACCTCGGCATTTTTACTCACCTCTTCAGACGTGCTGTGGACCCTGAACCTCTTGAATCAATTTTGACCATCACGGGCCATGACATTGTCGCCTTTCCCTCCACCGCCTACCCCGACCTCGACTCGATAGACGCAGTCCTTATCACCGGCTCAAAGTACAACTCGTTCGATAATGACGACTGGATACTGTCCCTGGTGGAATTTACCCGCAAAGCTCTCATCCATCCCCGCGTAAAAGTAATAGGCGTCTGCTTCGGGCATCAGATCGTGGCCAGGGCAATGGGATGTCTCGTTCAACGAAGTGAcaaggggtgggaggtcTCAGTGACGGAAACGACTCTCACAGACAAGGGAAAGCAGATATTTGGAAACCACCAAAGTCTT AAAATCCAACAAATGCACCGCGACCAAGTCTACGGCATCCCCGCTGGTGCCCAACTCCTCGCCTCCACCGAAAAGTGCCCCAACCACGGCTTCCTCGTTCCCAACCGTGTCATTACCATCCAAGGCCACCCGGAATTCACCTCTGAAATCATGAACGAAATCCTCGTCTTGCGTCACGGCACCGGCTTGTTTACTGACGAAGTGTACGAGTCTGGCGTGCAGCGCAATGGCGATCACCACGACGGGGTGGATGTCACGAAAGTGTTTATCCAATTTCTTCAGGGCGAGttcgatgaagaggaagatccAGCGCAAAAATAG